The segment CGGTTGTCTGCACTTGTCGGCCACGCCCTCGGCCGAACGCGGCACCGCGCTGCTGGAAGTGCCGCCCGTCTGGATGACCAGTCCAGCGGTTCAGGTCGAACAGGGGAGCTGGCTGCGCATCTCGGGCTGGGTTTATGTGCCCGGTGCGATCGGCGGCTCATACGACGGCGTGATGATCTACGACTCGCAAACCGGGCCGGCATTGGCCGAGCGGATCGATCAGACCGCTCGCTGGCAGCAGTTTGTCTTGCTGCGTGCGGCCCGCTATTCGGGGCCGTTGACGATCACGATTGCGCTGACCGGGACGGGTGAAGCGTGGATCGATGACGTGATGATTGAAACCGCGCCGGGACCGGCAAGCGGGCCATCGCTCAGCACCGCGCCAAAATGGTCGCCGAGGTGACTTCGGTTGCGCACTTAGCCCCCGGTGACTCACCGGGGGCTAACGATCGTTTACCCTCAGCTTAGTCCCACCACCATTGGCGATTCTCGACCTTGGCGGGCACGATGTACTTGTGACGCGAGTCGAGTTGGCCATCGCGCTCGGTCTTGAGCGTGTCGGCGATTTCGGTGGGCTCGGCGCTGACGCCGCCGCTGATCGCCGCCAGGATGTCCTTCTGGTTGACCACGCGGTGGTTCAACACGGTCTGCACGTTGCGCGGGGCCGGCTCCATCGAGACGGCGACCTGCTTGGGATCGCGGAACGTGACGGCGTGCCAATCGATGCGCTGATCCAGCTTCTCCTGCTTGACGATCGTCGCCACCAGGGCCAGATCGAACACGTTCTGCAGTTCGGCGTAGATCGGGTACTTGGCCGCCAAGGCGTTGAAGTGCTTGGTAAAGTTGTGGGCAAACTCGCGGTTCCACTGATTGGCCTGATCGGTGTGGACTCGCTGGCCTTCGTCGTCGAGCAGCTCATTCTCGCACTGCACGCGGACGCCCTGGCCGCGCCAGCCGTACGATTCGCGGGCCGCGTCGCATTGAACAGCGTCGTAGTTCATGGTGAACCACCAGCGCAGCACGTCGAGTGCCGGCGGGGCCTGGCCCGGGGCGACGCGAATCATGTCCAAATAGCTCGGCACGTCGGCCGTGCCCGGCTCGAGCCCGATGCCGACCAGTTTCATGCGGTAGTCCGCTTCGACCAACACGCGGGCCACGCGGGTCCGCGGGTCGATGCCCGACACGGTGATGTCCTGGGGGCCCAAGGTGTCACGCAGCTTGGCCAGCCAGGTTTCGCGGGCGGCTTTGCCCGGCTTGAGCGGTGTCTTGCTGCTGGCGGCCACGAACTCCTGGGTGCGGGCCAGCGATTCTTGCGAGGGGGTGATCGAGCAGCCGAACCGGCCGGCTTGCGAAGCATCGAGGTGCCGCAACATCACGACCAGGTCTTCCAGGCGCACGACCGGACGCCCCGATTCGTTGCCGACCATGCGACCTTCGACGTCAGTTCGCCAGCCATCAGCCGGACCAGCAATGACCAAATCGCCGGTGTCGGGATAGATGAACAAGTATTCAATTCGTTGGATGCCGGCCAACAGCATCATGGCATCGTCGATCGGCTTGCCGGCGGCGACGCGCAATTGAATCTCGCGCTCCAGACGCGTCAGCGAGACTTTGCGCAGGTTCGACGGGCTTTGCAGCCGGGTCGCACTACCGGTCTTGGCGCCGCTGCGCGCCGAGGCCAGCGTCTTGCTCTTGTCCGTGTCGAGCTTTCGCATCATGCCGCGAGTGTCGACCGAGACTCCGCCACGAAATTCCTTAACGGCGCCCGTGCCGCCGGTGTCGGCCCACGACTGGGGGGCGATGGTTTCCTTGAGCAGGGTGATCAGTGAGTCAAAGTCGGGTACCACGCCGGCCCCTTGCTGGCCGACGGGTGCTGACTGCATTTCGTTCAATGCTTCGCTGCGATAACGATCGTCGCGGACTTGGGCCATGGTCGAAAGCGACGCCTGGCTGGCGCCGGCGTTCCGCTGGGCGGTGGCAACTTGGGCCAGCCAGCGATCCCGCGTGGCGCGGTCGGCCTGGCGGTTGGCCAACTCGATAGCCGAGGAAAACTCGCCGGCGGCGATTTGTTCGTTCAGCAGCTTGGCATCCGCCTCGCTGGCGGAAAGTCGGGCCGTCATCGCTCCGGTGACAAGACCAACGATCAGGGCCCCATGAAACGCGCGACGCCATGCAGCGCAAGCCATAACGATCTTTCCTCTCGACAACATTGACCTGTCAGCGGGTTAACCGCGCGAACGCGCAGCCAGCGCCTCGGTGGGCAACACGGCCCGCGACCGCTCCGTGCCAATGACACCCTGGGCGTCGTGGCCGGCAAAAACAGCGAATCCCTTCCAGACTGTTAAGCGACAGGCCCGGAGTCAAGCTTTTTTGAGAGTTCCGGCCGGAAATAGCCAGGGAGACGACTGGTTTAGGCTTGCCAACGGCTTTTTAGACGCTGGGAGCCAAGAGAAAGTTCCGGCCGGAATGGTCCGTTGTCAGTGGTCCGTGGTCAGTGGTTGTCAGAGCGATTAGCGGCTAGCGATTAGCAGTTAGCCAGAAGCGGAGTGCAACTGACAACGGACCACTGACAACTGACTACCCCAAAAAACAGCGACCCCGGGTAGCGTTGGTCGCCACCCGGGGTCGTCTGGTTTAAGAGCTAGGCGTTCTGCTCAGCTCGTCGGTCAGCAAGGGTTACTTGCCGCACGACGGGGCGGCACAGCAGCTCGGCTCGCAAGCGGCCTTGCAGCTGGGCTCGCAGCACGACCCGCAGCCGCTGTTGCAGCAGCTCGAGCGGTGGAACGAGCACAGCGAACGCAGCCAGTCGCGAACCGGGGTGCCACGGCAGCAGCTGCCGCACGACGATTCGCAGCACGACGGGGCGGCGCAGCAGCTAGGTTCACAAGCGGCCTTGCAGCTAGGTTCGCAAGCAGCAGCGCAGCTCGGGGCGGCGCAGCAGCTCGGTTCGCAGCAGCTTGACTGGCAGCAGTGACGAGCGTGCAGGCGATCAAGCAGGTCGCGGATCGGAGTGCAATGCGACTTGCAGCACGACGATTCGCAGCACGAAGGAGCAGCGCAGCAGCTCGGCTCACAAGCCTTGGCGCAGCAGCTGGGTTCGCACGCGGCCTTGCAGCTAGGTTCACAAGCGGCCTGGGCGCAACAAGTCGGCTCACAGCAGCTCGGCTTGCAGCAGCCGCCGCCGAGCATCCGTTCCATCAGCGTCGCAGCCTGAACATTGGCTGCAAGGCAGGCGATGGCAATCGCCAATGCAAAACGAGCTTTCACGGGAAGTCTCCTAAAGGGGAGTCGCGAGTTCGATGTTTTGGGTCCGATGCCCAATGCTACCGAACGCTATCGACCCCCTTCGTGAACAACCTGGAATCGCAATAGCCCGAATTCCGGTGGTGCCGGTTGCGAAGACTCTGCCATGTACATGGCGCGGGGCGACTAGTGAAACTTTGCGGGCGTCGCTGGTGACGAGTCTGCCGTTAAAGTCAACTTTGTCTCGCCAAAGCCAAGGTTCGTCCCTAAATCACTGCCAAATAATTGATGCCAGATCACCAGCGCCAGCAACGCAGGCGCAACCTCGCGTCGCTTGTCGGCGCGATTAAATAGGCAAACCACCAGTGACTTTAACGCTTGGCGGCCGCCGACAGGGCCACCAAGTATGGTACGGGCGAACTGCCCAAAGCGTTCAACACGGTTCCGCCCGCCGTGAAGCAGTGGGTCACCCAGTCGTGCTGGCCGTACTTGTCGAGGGCCGCGCCCCCTTCGCCACCACCGACATAGACCTCGACGCCCGCGTCCTTCATCCGCTTGAGTTGCGCGATGAAGTTCTTGGTGCCGTTCTCGAAGCGAGGATCCTCGAACATGCCGAACACGCCGTTGTGAAAAGCCACTGGCTTGCGACCGCCAGCGGCCTCGGTCTTGATGAACTCGCCGACCGCCTCCGCGAACACGATGCTCGACTTGGGGCCGATGTCAAACTGCTGATCCGCGGGACCAATCGTATCCGACGCGCGGCCGTCTTGCAGAATCGAGTCGACCGGCAGCACAAAGCGAATACCCTTGGCCCGGCCATCGGTGAGCATCTTCTCGGCTTGCTTCACTCGCGACTCTTCGATGAAGTAGGGCTTGTCCTCGTGCCCGGCGGCTTCGGCCAAACCGATGCACAAGTTCTGTCCCTTCAGGCGCGCGTCGGCTTTGCGCAGCGCCATGGCCAGCGAGCCAGCCGTGAACACCCAGCGAATCGTGCCGCGCGCGATCATGGCGGACAGGTCGTCCAGCTTGTCGATTTTCAAGCCGCTGAAGACGACGAGCGTGGCCGCCTGGCAGCGGAGCATGGGCCCGTCGAACTCGCGGGCGACGTACTTGCCCAAGGCCACGCGCTTCATCGCGCTGGGGACGACGACGGTCGAGCTGTCGAGGCTGCCGGCTGATAGGGCTTCGTTCACGTAGACGCTCGCCACCTTGTCGGCCATCTGATTGGCGAACGCGACGAGTGGCTCGGCTACTTTGTCGGCATCGGCGGCCGACGCATCCCACAACACGCGCTCGATTTTCCAGCGCCGTGTGTTTTCCAGCACCAGCACGCTGCCGGCCGGGGCCTGCTTGATCTTTTCCGTCACGCTGGCCTGCACGCCCGTGGCGTCGTCGTACCAATCCTCGATCAGCGGCACATCGGTACCCAGCAACTCGCCGATTCGCTTGGCAACGCTCTTGAGGCTCCCCTCGGGCTTGCGGCCGATGTGGCCAAAGATCACCTGCTTCCAGCCGCGCTGTTGGCCGTACTTCAGTGTTTCGACCATCGACTGCAGGCGGATGTCGCCGTCGCCGACTTTTGGCCCCGGCTTGGCGTCAACGTCGCCGCGCACCAGCACCGGCGTGCCCGACGGCACGTCGGCCAACGATTCGAGCCGAGGAATGCTGGCCAGGTAGTCTTGCAGCGTTTTGCCGCCCGCTTCGCCGCTGAGCAGTGTCCGAATCAGCGATGCCATCTGAGTCGAGGTGACAGCCATGAGTACAACTCCGTCGAATGCTGGGTAGATGAGTAGTCCGGGACAGCTCGCGGCGTGCGGCGCGGCTGAGAATAGTTCGGTAGCAGGCCTGCCGTCCTGGCGGGCGCTTTCTGACTCCGAACGTAGCGTTGTGGCGGCGTTTTTCCTAGCCCCGGCCCGTTACTTACCGAACAGCGGATCCTGGGGGTTGCCGCGTGACAGCAGATAGGCCAGCAGGTCCAGCACCTCATTCTGATTTAACACATTCAGCAAGTCCTTCGGCATCAGCGAGATGGGGGACGCGGCCTGGCTCTCGATGTCCTGCTTCTTCACCGTGGCGATCTTGGACGAGTCCTCGGGGTTGATCACCACGACCAGTGCGTCGTCGGTTTCGCTGACCACGCGGCCCGTGATTACCTGGCCATCGTTGGTTTGAATGATCGAGGCGCGATATTGGTCGGAAACAATCTTGCTCGGGTCGACAATCGACTCGGTTAGGTCTTTCAAGTTGAACCGGCCGGCCAGTTGTGTCAGGTCGGGGCCCGTCGCGCCCCCTTCGCCCGCAAAACGGTGGCAAACGATGCACCGCGTGGCGGCGAACATCTTCTTGCCATTGTTGTAATTGCGGTTGGCCAGCTT is part of the Planctomycetota bacterium genome and harbors:
- a CDS encoding DUF1598 domain-containing protein; translation: MACAAWRRAFHGALIVGLVTGAMTARLSASEADAKLLNEQIAAGEFSSAIELANRQADRATRDRWLAQVATAQRNAGASQASLSTMAQVRDDRYRSEALNEMQSAPVGQQGAGVVPDFDSLITLLKETIAPQSWADTGGTGAVKEFRGGVSVDTRGMMRKLDTDKSKTLASARSGAKTGSATRLQSPSNLRKVSLTRLEREIQLRVAAGKPIDDAMMLLAGIQRIEYLFIYPDTGDLVIAGPADGWRTDVEGRMVGNESGRPVVRLEDLVVMLRHLDASQAGRFGCSITPSQESLARTQEFVAASSKTPLKPGKAARETWLAKLRDTLGPQDITVSGIDPRTRVARVLVEADYRMKLVGIGLEPGTADVPSYLDMIRVAPGQAPPALDVLRWWFTMNYDAVQCDAARESYGWRGQGVRVQCENELLDDEGQRVHTDQANQWNREFAHNFTKHFNALAAKYPIYAELQNVFDLALVATIVKQEKLDQRIDWHAVTFRDPKQVAVSMEPAPRNVQTVLNHRVVNQKDILAAISGGVSAEPTEIADTLKTERDGQLDSRHKYIVPAKVENRQWWWD
- the pgk gene encoding phosphoglycerate kinase; the protein is MAVTSTQMASLIRTLLSGEAGGKTLQDYLASIPRLESLADVPSGTPVLVRGDVDAKPGPKVGDGDIRLQSMVETLKYGQQRGWKQVIFGHIGRKPEGSLKSVAKRIGELLGTDVPLIEDWYDDATGVQASVTEKIKQAPAGSVLVLENTRRWKIERVLWDASAADADKVAEPLVAFANQMADKVASVYVNEALSAGSLDSSTVVVPSAMKRVALGKYVAREFDGPMLRCQAATLVVFSGLKIDKLDDLSAMIARGTIRWVFTAGSLAMALRKADARLKGQNLCIGLAEAAGHEDKPYFIEESRVKQAEKMLTDGRAKGIRFVLPVDSILQDGRASDTIGPADQQFDIGPKSSIVFAEAVGEFIKTEAAGGRKPVAFHNGVFGMFEDPRFENGTKNFIAQLKRMKDAGVEVYVGGGEGGAALDKYGQHDWVTHCFTAGGTVLNALGSSPVPYLVALSAAAKR